Within the Methanophagales archaeon genome, the region TCAGTGCGGCATCTTCTCCAAGCTACCATCAATAATAAGAATAGAGGAGAACACATACACATATATGCGTGAATGAGTGAATACGTGAGCGTGATGGACGACCTGATATCAGAGTTTTTAAGGAAAGAGAATGTCTTTGCGGTCGTTGGTGTATCGCGGAATCCAGCAAAATATGGGCATCAGGTATATAAAGACCTGAAGGAGGCGGGCTATACGGTATATCCGGTGAACCCAAATATTGATGAGGTGCTCGGTGATAAATGCTACCACTCGCTGCGTGAACTGCCCATGAAACCCGATGTGGTTGATACCGTAGTACCACCTGCGGTGACCGAGAAGACAGTCGAGGAATGCAAAGAGCTGGGAATAGAACGAGTATGGATGCAGCCTGGATCCGAATCCAAACGCGCAATACGCTTCTGCGAGGAGAATAACATAAAGGTGGTGCATGACGTATGCGTGATGATAAAGAGGCGAGAGAGGTGAGCGAAGCAAGTACATGTACAACATGTACAAAAGCAAAAAG harbors:
- a CDS encoding CoA-binding protein; its protein translation is MSEYVSVMDDLISEFLRKENVFAVVGVSRNPAKYGHQVYKDLKEAGYTVYPVNPNIDEVLGDKCYHSLRELPMKPDVVDTVVPPAVTEKTVEECKELGIERVWMQPGSESKRAIRFCEENNIKVVHDVCVMIKRRER